The proteins below come from a single Chryseobacterium sp. MA9 genomic window:
- a CDS encoding alpha-L-fucosidase — protein MLVIPKIKPFFLSSFLISSLVFSQAHNVSDGYQKPTDPLIVQNLDQWQDMKFGLFMHWGTYSQWGIVESWSLCPEDESWTQRKPEHGKSYGEYVKNYENLQTTFNPTQFNPQKWADAVKKAGMKYVVFTTKHHDGFAMFDTQQTDYKITSSKTPFSKHPKSDVTKEIFNTFRKEGFKIGAYFSKPDWHSDDYWWSYFPPKDRNVNYDPKKYPERWENFKKFTFNQLNEITSNYGKIDILWLDGGWVRPFHTIDQKVEWQRTIKVEQDIDMDKIGMMARKNQPGIIIVDRTVPGKWENYVTPEQAVPEHALSIPWESCITMGDSFSYVPNDNYKTSQKIIETLVKIISRGGNYLMNIAPGPNGDYDPIVYERLQQISGWMEKNKSAVFATRSIAPYHEGNYYYTQSKDHHTVNVFHLDEQSEYKAPAALTFSIPENFEPKSLKILGLSSKIQWKKTAGNTLEIKLPEERKNLKYATVIQIVQ, from the coding sequence ATGCTGGTTATACCCAAAATAAAACCCTTTTTCCTTTCATCTTTTTTAATTAGTTCATTAGTATTTTCACAGGCTCATAATGTATCTGACGGATATCAGAAACCCACAGACCCTCTTATTGTTCAGAATCTGGACCAATGGCAGGATATGAAATTCGGGCTGTTTATGCATTGGGGAACCTACAGCCAGTGGGGAATTGTTGAAAGCTGGAGCTTATGCCCCGAAGATGAATCTTGGACACAGAGAAAGCCTGAACACGGAAAATCTTATGGCGAATATGTGAAAAATTATGAAAATCTTCAGACAACTTTCAATCCAACACAGTTTAATCCTCAAAAATGGGCAGATGCAGTAAAAAAAGCCGGAATGAAATATGTGGTTTTTACCACTAAGCATCATGATGGCTTTGCGATGTTTGATACCCAGCAGACAGACTATAAAATCACTTCTTCTAAGACACCCTTCTCAAAACATCCAAAATCAGATGTAACGAAAGAAATTTTCAACACTTTCAGAAAAGAAGGATTTAAAATTGGAGCTTACTTTTCAAAACCAGACTGGCATTCTGATGATTACTGGTGGTCTTACTTTCCGCCGAAAGACAGAAATGTAAATTATGATCCGAAGAAATATCCGGAAAGATGGGAGAATTTTAAAAAATTCACCTTCAATCAGCTGAACGAGATCACTTCCAATTATGGAAAAATTGATATTCTTTGGTTAGATGGAGGATGGGTACGTCCTTTTCACACCATAGATCAGAAAGTAGAATGGCAGCGCACCATCAAAGTAGAGCAGGACATTGATATGGATAAAATAGGAATGATGGCCAGAAAAAATCAGCCGGGAATTATCATTGTAGACCGCACTGTTCCCGGCAAATGGGAAAACTATGTTACCCCAGAACAGGCAGTTCCGGAACATGCTCTTTCCATCCCTTGGGAAAGCTGTATCACAATGGGAGACTCCTTTTCCTATGTTCCAAATGACAATTATAAAACCTCCCAGAAGATCATTGAAACCTTGGTCAAAATCATTTCAAGAGGCGGAAATTACCTCATGAATATTGCCCCGGGACCGAATGGTGATTATGATCCAATAGTCTATGAAAGATTACAGCAGATTTCCGGGTGGATGGAGAAAAATAAGTCTGCGGTTTTTGCAACCAGAAGTATTGCACCCTATCACGAAGGAAACTACTATTATACCCAAAGTAAGGACCATCATACAGTAAATGTATTTCATCTTGATGAGCAGTCAGAATATAAGGCTCCGGCAGCACTTACCTTTTCCATCCCGGAAAATTTTGAGCCAAAATCTTTAAAAATATTAGGTCTTTCTTCCAAAATTCAATGGAAAAAAACTGCAGGAAATACACTTGAAATCAAATTACCTGAAGAAAGAAAAAATCTGAAATATGCAACCGTAATTCAAATCGTACAATAA